In Populus nigra chromosome 1, ddPopNigr1.1, whole genome shotgun sequence, one genomic interval encodes:
- the LOC133672648 gene encoding glucose-6-phosphate 1-dehydrogenase 6, cytoplasmic-like, translated as MGSGQWMVEKRSGLENDSFLKEHETPSESGCLSIIVLGASGDLAKKKTFPALYHLYRQGFLHPDEVHIFGYARTRISDDELRDRIRGYLGKEAEVVSKFLQLIKYVSGSYDTEDGFQLLDKEISQHEVSKNSAEGSSRRLFYLALPPSVYPTVCRMIRKCCMNKSDHGGWTRIVIEKPFGKDLESAENLSAHIGELFEEAQLFRIDHYLGKELVQNLLVLRFANRFFLPLWNRDNISNVQIVFRENFGTEGRGGYFDEYGIIRDIIQNHLLQILCLVAMEKPVSLKPEYIRDEKVKVLQSVLPIRDEDVVLGQYEGYRDDPTVPDQSNTPTFATVVLRIHNERWEGVPFILKAGKALNSSKAEIRVQFKDVPGDIFKCQKQGRNEFVIRLQPSEAMYMKLTVKQPGLEMSTVQSELDLSYMQRYQGVPIPEAYERLILDTIRGDQQHFVRRDELKAAWEIFTPLLHRIDNGEIKPKEYQPGSRGPVEADELLAKAGYVQTHGYIWIPPTL; from the exons ATGGGATCCGGTCAATGGATGGTAGAGAAGAGATCTGGTTTAGAAAATGATTCGTTTCTAAAGGAACATGAGACTCCGTCTGAAAGTGGGTGCCTTTCAATTATTGTTCTTGGTGCTTCTGGTGATCTAGCCAAGAAGAAGACTTTCCCTGCTCTCTACCATCTTTATCGCCAG GGGTTTCTGCACCCAGATGAAGTCCACATTTTCGGATATGCAAGGACCAGGATTTCAGATGATGAACTTAGAGATCGAATCCGTGG ATATCTTGGCAAAGAAGCTGAAGTTGTATCAAAGTTCTTGCAACTG ATCAAATATGTAAGTGGTTCTTATGATACTGAGGATGGCTTTCAGCTATTGGATAAGGAAATTTCACAGCATGAAGTATCAAAAAACAGTGCAGAAGGATCATCTCGAAGACTATTTTATCTTGCACTTCCCCCCTCAGTGTATCCAACTGTCTGCAGGATGATCAGAAAATGTTGCATGAATAAAT CTGATCATGGTGGATGGACTAGAATTGTCATTGAGAAACCTTTTGGCAAAGATTTGGAATCTGCAGAAAATCTCAGTGCCCATATTGGAGAGTTGTTTGAAGAAGCACAACTTTTTCGTATCGATCACTACTTGGGAAAAGAATTGGTGCAGAACTTG CTAGTTCTCCGTTTTGCAAATCGCTTCTTTTTACCTCTTTGGAACCGCGACAACATTTCCAATGTTCAG ATTGTGTTTCGGGAAAATTTTGGAACTGAAGGTCGTGGTGGATATTTCGATGAATATGG GATTATTCGTGATATTATTCAAAATCACTTATTACAG ATTCTTTGTCTGGTTGCCATGGAAAAGCCCGTTTCTCTCAAACCTGAATATATTCGGGATGAGAAAGTGAAG GTTCTTCAATCAGTACTTCCAATCAGAGATGAAGATGTTGTTCTTGGACAGTATGAAGGCTACAGGGATGACCCAACAGTTCCTGATCAATCAAATACCCCAACATTTGCTACTGTTGTTCTGAGAATACATAATGAAAGATGGGAAG GGGTTCCTTTCATACTAAAGgcaggaaaagcattaaattcaAGCAAGGCAGAGATACGTGTTCAATTTAAGGACGTTCCTGGTGATATATTCAAAT GTCAAAAGCAAGGAAGGAATGAGTTTGTAATACGCCTGCAACCCTCAGAAGCCATGTACATGAAACTTACG GTCAAGCAGCCTGGACTCGAGATGTCTACTGTTCAAAGTGAACTGGACTTGTCATATATGCAACGTTATCAAGGGGTTCCCATCCCGGAGGCATATGAACGTCTGATTCTTGACAC AATTAGGGGCGATCAGCAGCATTTTGTTCGCAGAGATGAATTGAAG GCAGCGTGGGAGATCTTCACACCCCTTCTGCACAGGATTGACAATGGTGAAATAAAGCCAAAGGAATACCAACCAGGCAGCCGGGGTCCAGTCGAAGCAGATGAGTTGCTGGCAAAAGCTGGTTATGTTCAAACACATGGCTATATCTGGATTCCTCCTACATTGTAG